The following proteins come from a genomic window of Oncorhynchus clarkii lewisi isolate Uvic-CL-2024 chromosome 23, UVic_Ocla_1.0, whole genome shotgun sequence:
- the LOC139381579 gene encoding solute carrier family 22 member 7-like has translation MKFDNVLSEINGFGKFQTMIVLIQSLSRMTLPCHFLLNNFIAAVPSHHCDLSALDEEGVFGNLTQEQRLTVSIPVQEDGTPSSCKMFPEPQFNLLSNSNDSDLTTVPCQNGWVYDNSTFKSTLTTEWDLVCDRKGMNKATATIFFIGVMCGAPLFGFLSDRFGRRAMLMVAYLATMVFAFTSAFSTSYVMFCIMRFFTGVTLSGISIISIVLSVEWFDIQHRTFAGVIVSLDWTGGNMLLASIAYFANDWRWLTVAVTSPLVLAVITWWWLPESARWLLANGEKEKAHFYLEKCAKMNNRSKCMAEITPQTLTNAVRVKDEEKKYGFVDLVRTPNIRKLAICTGILWYGVAFTYYGISLNITGFGMNVYFTQFIYAAIELPGKIMVYYFLNKFGRKPGQVGTLLLTGTCVFINIFVPQGLWVFRTIVGLFGKGLSEASFTIMFLYTTELYPTVVRQNGVGYTSFVGRLGVSIAPLIALLDVVWELLPAVIYALVAVGTGLVALLLPETLNVRLPEFIEDIEKPRAELDGESGNPLKQADENRNGNGTVEVT, from the exons ATGAAATTTGACAATGTCCTCTCAGAAATCAATGGATTTGGTAAATTCCAAACAATGATCGTCCTGATTCAGAGCCTCTCTCGCATGACCCTGCCATGTCACTTCTTACTGAATAACTTCATAGCTGCTGTGCCCTCTCACCACTGTGACCTCAGCGCTCTGGATGAAGAGGGTGTCTTTGGGAATCTGACCCAGGAGCAGAGACTGACTGTCAGTATTCCAGTACAGGAAGATGGGACTCCAAGCTCCTGCAAGATGTTCCCAGAACCCCAGTTCAACCTCCTGTCCAACTCAAATGACAGTGACCTAACTACAGTCCCCTGTCAGAATGGATGGGTATATGACAACAGCACCTTCAAATCCACTCTGACTACAGAG TGGGACCTTGTATGCGATAGAAAAGGGATGAACAAAGCGACAGCCACCATTTTCTTCATTGGAGTAATGTGTGGGGCTCCTTTATTTGGTTTCCTCAGTGACAG ATTCGGCCGGAGGGCAATGCTGATGGTGGCTTACCTAGCAACTATGGTGTTTGCTTTTACCAGTGCCTTCTCCACCTCCTATGTCATGTTTTGTATCATGAGATTTTTCACCGGAGTGACACTATCTGGAATAAGCATAATCTCCATTGTACTCA GTGTGGAATGGTTTGACATTCAACACAGGACATTTGCTGGAGTGATAGTAAGCCTGGATTGGACAGGTGGAAACATGCTGCTAGCTAGCATTGCATACTTTGCGAACGACTGGAGGTGGCTGACCGTAGCAGTTACCTCGCCTCTTGTCTTGGCTGTCATTACCTGGTG GTGGCTTCCAGAGTCTGCTAGATGGCTCTTAGCGAATGGAGAAAAAGAAAAAGCCCATTTCTACCTGGAGAAATGTGCCAAGATGAACAACAGATCCAAGTGTATGGCTGAGATCACACCACAG ACCCTTACGAATGCAGTAAGAGTTAAAGATGAGGAGAAGAAGTACGGTTTTGTGGACCTTGTGAGAACTCCAAATATAAGGAAACTTGCCATTTGCACAGGAATACTATG GTATGGAGTTGCGTTTACATATTACGGCATCAGCTTGAACATCACTGGGTTTGGCATGAATGTCTACTTCACACAGTTCATATATGCTGCCATCGAGTTGCCTGGAAAGATTATGGTCTATTATTTCTTGAACAAGTTTGGCCGAAAACCTGGACAGGTTGGGACACTGCTTTTGACTGGAACCTGTGTCTTCATCAACATATTTGTTCCTCAAG GTTTGTGGGTGTTTCGTACCATCGTGGGTCTTTTTGGGAAAGGCCTGTCCGAAGCATCCTTCACAATAATGTTCCTTTATACCACTGAGCTCTACCCAACAGTAGTTCG GCAGAACGGCGTTGGCTACACCTCTTTTGTGGGTCGGCTAGGCGTGTCCATCGCTCCCCTCATCGCCCTATTGGACGTTGTGTGGGAGCTCCTCCCTGCTGTGATATATGCCTTGGTGGCTGTTGGTACCGGACTAGTGGCTTTGCTCCTCCCAGAAACACTCAATGTTCGCCTGCCAGAGTTCATCGAGGACATAGAAAAACCAAG AGCGGAACTGGATGGAGAGAGTGGCAATCCACTGAAGCAAGCTGATGAAAACAGGAATGGAAATGGAACAGTTGAGGTTACATGA